The following proteins come from a genomic window of Ilumatobacter coccineus YM16-304:
- a CDS encoding ABC transporter substrate-binding protein: MSKRHQLLGVIASLALVTAACGSDSNEAGEPAVADDTTEVTTDEAPVDATDDEAMEEAPAEEAMEEAPAEEAMEEAPAEEPADADAVPERVVSLSPTHTEIMFAIGAGDLLVAVDSFSNHPEAALELPNELSGFEPNVEAIASYEPDLVLIGGDFTGLGDQLAELDIASWDGPAATSFDDTYAQIEQLGAATGHIAEAAELVSSMQTDIAAAVEAAPQPDTPLSFYHELDPGFYSADTSTFIGQIYALFGLENIADADESESFGYPQLNAEVIIESNPDLIFLADTKCCGENAETVSARPGWDAIAAVQNGNVVEMDDDIASRWGPRIVDYIQAVATAIESAAVAA, translated from the coding sequence ATGTCCAAACGCCACCAACTCCTCGGTGTGATCGCGAGCCTCGCGCTCGTGACCGCCGCCTGCGGAAGCGACAGCAACGAAGCCGGTGAGCCCGCCGTCGCCGACGACACGACCGAAGTGACGACCGACGAAGCCCCGGTCGACGCCACGGACGACGAGGCGATGGAGGAAGCACCCGCCGAGGAGGCGATGGAGGAAGCACCCGCCGAGGAGGCGATGGAGGAAGCTCCCGCCGAGGAGCCGGCCGACGCCGACGCCGTGCCCGAGCGGGTCGTGTCGCTCAGCCCGACGCACACCGAGATCATGTTCGCGATCGGCGCAGGCGACCTGCTCGTCGCCGTCGACTCGTTCTCGAACCACCCCGAAGCAGCGCTCGAGCTGCCGAACGAGCTGTCGGGCTTCGAGCCCAACGTCGAGGCGATCGCTTCGTACGAACCCGACCTCGTGCTGATCGGTGGCGACTTCACCGGCCTCGGTGACCAGCTCGCCGAACTCGACATCGCCTCGTGGGACGGCCCCGCCGCCACCTCCTTCGACGACACGTACGCGCAGATCGAACAGCTCGGCGCAGCGACCGGACACATCGCCGAAGCCGCCGAACTGGTCTCGTCGATGCAGACCGACATCGCCGCAGCCGTCGAGGCCGCGCCGCAGCCCGACACGCCGCTGAGCTTCTACCACGAGCTCGATCCCGGGTTCTACAGCGCCGACACGTCGACGTTCATCGGCCAGATCTACGCGCTGTTCGGCTTGGAGAACATCGCGGACGCCGACGAGTCGGAGAGCTTCGGGTACCCGCAGCTCAACGCCGAGGTGATCATCGAGTCGAACCCCGACCTGATCTTCCTCGCCGACACGAAGTGCTGTGGCGAGAACGCCGAGACGGTGTCGGCCCGCCCCGGTTGGGACGCCATCGCTGCCGTGCAGAACGGCAACGTCGTCGAGATGGACGACGACATCGCCTCCCGCTGGGGACCGCGCATCGTCGACTACATCCAGGCGGTCGCCACCGCCATCGAATCGGCTGCCGTCGCCGCCTGA
- a CDS encoding FecCD family ABC transporter permease has product MTDRRDATWFLGGIAFVVVAVVVGVSIGPAGPDWWRVGPELVNRLPLISFDTGVSDAEWAIIWKIRMPRVVLGGLVGGMLSIAGASYQGVFRNPLVDPYLLGAAAGAGLGATLALTIGRGVTSTWPIDPVPTAAFLFAVGSVLVTYTVGAAFGGDRSGVTLVLAGVAVVSFTSAVQTFILQRNLDVFREVFRWITGSLASASWADVRLVLPYAVVSAVVLLVHRRHLDVFRVGGDEAATLGIDVARTRLIIVVAATLGTAAVVSVSGLIGFVGLIVPHIVRIVAGAGHRRLLPLSLMAGAGFLILADVPGRMLSNPAETPIGVVTAFLGAPFFIFLLRSRRFGA; this is encoded by the coding sequence ATGACCGACCGACGCGATGCCACCTGGTTCCTGGGTGGCATCGCGTTCGTCGTCGTCGCCGTCGTCGTCGGGGTCTCGATCGGCCCCGCCGGACCCGACTGGTGGCGCGTCGGGCCCGAGTTGGTCAACCGCCTGCCGTTGATCTCGTTCGACACCGGTGTCAGCGACGCCGAATGGGCGATCATCTGGAAGATCCGCATGCCCCGCGTGGTGCTCGGTGGACTGGTCGGCGGCATGTTGTCGATCGCCGGAGCGAGCTATCAGGGCGTGTTTCGCAATCCGCTCGTCGACCCGTACCTGCTCGGCGCGGCCGCAGGCGCCGGCCTCGGGGCGACGCTCGCGCTCACGATCGGCCGTGGCGTCACCTCGACGTGGCCGATCGACCCGGTGCCGACGGCCGCCTTCCTCTTCGCCGTCGGTTCGGTGCTCGTGACCTACACCGTCGGCGCCGCGTTCGGTGGTGATCGAAGCGGCGTCACGCTGGTCCTCGCCGGCGTGGCGGTCGTGTCGTTCACGTCCGCGGTGCAGACCTTCATCCTGCAGCGCAACCTCGACGTCTTCCGCGAGGTGTTCCGCTGGATCACCGGCAGCCTCGCCAGCGCGAGTTGGGCCGACGTGCGACTCGTGCTCCCGTACGCCGTCGTGAGCGCTGTGGTGCTGCTCGTCCACCGACGCCATCTCGACGTGTTCCGGGTGGGTGGCGACGAGGCGGCAACGCTCGGCATCGACGTCGCCCGCACCCGGCTGATCATCGTGGTGGCGGCCACACTCGGGACCGCTGCGGTCGTGTCGGTCAGCGGCCTGATCGGCTTCGTCGGGCTCATCGTCCCGCACATCGTCCGCATCGTGGCCGGTGCCGGTCACCGACGTCTGCTCCCGCTGTCGCTCATGGCTGGAGCCGGATTCCTGATCCTCGCCGACGTTCCCGGCCGCATGCTCAGCAACCCGGCCGAGACGCCGATCGGCGTGGTCACCGCGTTCCTCGGTGCGCCGTTCTTCATCTTCCTGCTCCGCTCGCGGCGGTTCGGTGCATGA
- a CDS encoding ABC transporter ATP-binding protein: protein MSSLGLTDVAVSYPAGRETRCALAPFSDHVEAGEWVGLIGPNGAGKSSLLRAIANLTAYTGTVQVDGVSLADMGDRERARQVAYVPQDPLIPRDMSALDYVLLGRTPHIGYFGAPSRRDHQVAADVLERLRLAEFADRLLGELSGGERQRVVLARALAQEAPILLLDEPTSALDIGHQQQALELVTELRTTEQLTVISALHDLTLAGTYTDRLVMLHEGRVVASGQAGEVLTAERLGEVYHVCVTVDIDDDDGTVIVVPRRGFPVAES from the coding sequence ATGAGCTCGCTCGGGCTGACCGACGTCGCCGTGTCGTACCCGGCCGGACGCGAGACCCGCTGCGCGCTGGCACCGTTCTCCGACCACGTCGAGGCCGGTGAATGGGTCGGCCTCATCGGCCCGAACGGCGCCGGGAAGTCGTCGCTGCTGCGGGCGATCGCGAACCTCACGGCGTACACCGGCACGGTGCAGGTCGACGGCGTGTCGCTCGCCGACATGGGCGACCGGGAGCGAGCGCGACAGGTCGCCTACGTTCCGCAGGATCCGCTGATCCCGCGCGACATGTCGGCACTCGACTACGTGCTCCTCGGACGGACGCCGCACATCGGGTATTTCGGTGCGCCGAGTCGACGCGATCATCAGGTCGCCGCCGACGTGCTCGAACGGTTGCGACTGGCCGAGTTCGCCGACCGACTGCTCGGTGAGCTCAGCGGGGGAGAGCGGCAGCGGGTGGTGCTCGCCAGGGCGCTGGCCCAGGAAGCTCCGATCCTCCTGCTCGACGAGCCGACGTCGGCACTCGACATCGGGCACCAGCAGCAGGCGCTCGAGTTGGTCACCGAACTGCGCACGACCGAACAGCTCACCGTCATCTCGGCACTGCACGATCTGACGCTCGCCGGCACCTACACCGACCGACTCGTGATGCTCCACGAGGGCCGGGTCGTCGCCAGCGGCCAGGCGGGTGAGGTCCTCACCGCCGAGCGCCTCGGCGAGGTGTACCACGTGTGCGTCACCGTCGACATCGATGACGACGACGGCACGGTGATCGTCGTCCCGCGCCGCGGCTTCCCGGTGGCCGAGTCGTGA
- a CDS encoding aminotransferase class I/II-fold pyridoxal phosphate-dependent enzyme, with translation MSAHGGDVAAVARAAGLDRRRLIDLSASMNPFAPDIRPLLADALDVVVDYPDATRAHAALAEVLDVDRDRLVLTNGGAEAIALVAAELGAGSVVEPEFSLYRRHLARVDSDAPRWRSNPSNPLGVLADDTDEAHVWDEAFLPLATGRWTNGRGAWRLGSLTKVWACPGLRLGYAIAPDADAAARIARRQPRWSVNGLALSIVEPMLAVTDLPGWASQIEALRAEFCGRLHDVGVAARPTAANWVLVEGVDAADLRRRLIEQRVLVRDCTSFGMADTCRVAVPNPHDLDVVVDAFARS, from the coding sequence GTGAGCGCACACGGCGGCGACGTGGCGGCGGTCGCACGGGCGGCCGGACTCGATCGACGTCGCTTGATCGACCTGTCGGCGAGCATGAATCCGTTCGCTCCCGACATACGACCCCTGCTCGCCGATGCACTCGATGTCGTGGTGGACTATCCCGATGCCACTCGAGCACATGCGGCTCTCGCTGAGGTGCTCGACGTCGACCGGGACCGTCTCGTGCTGACCAACGGCGGGGCCGAAGCGATCGCGCTGGTCGCCGCCGAGCTGGGTGCGGGCAGCGTGGTCGAGCCGGAATTCTCGCTGTACCGACGGCACCTCGCCCGGGTCGACTCCGACGCACCGCGGTGGCGGTCGAACCCGTCGAATCCGCTCGGGGTGCTGGCCGACGACACCGACGAGGCGCACGTGTGGGACGAAGCGTTCCTGCCCCTCGCGACGGGTCGCTGGACCAACGGTCGAGGCGCGTGGCGACTGGGTTCGCTCACGAAGGTGTGGGCGTGCCCGGGGCTCCGGCTCGGCTACGCCATCGCTCCCGATGCCGATGCTGCGGCACGCATCGCACGTCGACAGCCGCGGTGGTCGGTGAACGGGCTGGCGCTGAGCATCGTCGAACCGATGCTGGCCGTGACCGATCTGCCCGGCTGGGCATCGCAGATCGAGGCGCTGCGAGCAGAGTTCTGTGGGCGCCTGCACGACGTTGGTGTGGCGGCACGTCCCACCGCTGCGAACTGGGTGCTCGTCGAGGGGGTCGATGCGGCCGACCTGCGCCGGCGTCTCATCGAACAGCGCGTCCTCGTCCGCGACTGCACCAGCTTCGGGATGGCCGACACCTGTCGTGTAGCGGTGCCGAACCCGCACGATCTCGACGTCGTCGTCGACGCGTTCGCTCGGTCATGA
- the cbiB gene encoding adenosylcobinamide-phosphate synthase CbiB yields the protein MSVALASVGAVVADRLLGEPPVPLHPVVWFGSAMQRVEATVYADTRRAGVLHAGVGVLLGAGTGLLLRRAAGTGVSTLVAGTVCVAGRMLEREALGVGEPLAAGDLDTARAALSRLVGRETGDLDETAVARATIETVAENTVDAVLGSVWWAAAAGAPGVLAHRAANTMDAMVGHRSARYRRYGWASARLDDAMNLVPARLGVAAVVLARPRAASHIISTVRRDAEQHPSPNGGVIEAAFAAALDVRLGGVNRYGDVVEDRGRLGTGRDPVGSDIERATRLARDVAVTSAAMVLAGSVAVKAVWRCVR from the coding sequence ATGAGCGTCGCGCTCGCGTCGGTCGGAGCGGTCGTGGCAGACCGACTCCTCGGCGAGCCGCCGGTGCCGTTGCATCCGGTGGTGTGGTTCGGGTCGGCGATGCAACGGGTCGAGGCGACGGTCTACGCCGACACGCGCCGAGCGGGCGTGCTCCACGCCGGCGTCGGCGTGCTGCTCGGCGCGGGTACCGGCCTGCTCCTTCGCCGAGCGGCGGGAACGGGGGTGTCGACGCTGGTCGCCGGCACCGTCTGCGTCGCCGGTCGGATGCTCGAACGCGAGGCGCTCGGCGTGGGTGAACCGCTCGCTGCGGGCGACCTCGACACCGCCAGGGCTGCACTGTCGCGTCTGGTCGGTCGCGAGACCGGCGACCTCGACGAGACGGCGGTCGCCAGGGCGACGATCGAAACGGTGGCCGAGAACACCGTCGACGCCGTGCTCGGTTCGGTGTGGTGGGCCGCGGCGGCCGGGGCTCCCGGTGTGCTCGCACACCGCGCGGCCAACACGATGGATGCGATGGTCGGGCATCGGAGTGCCCGGTATCGGCGATACGGCTGGGCGTCGGCACGGCTCGACGACGCGATGAATCTCGTGCCCGCACGGCTGGGCGTGGCCGCGGTCGTACTCGCTCGGCCTCGCGCCGCGAGCCACATCATCAGCACGGTTCGTCGCGACGCCGAGCAGCACCCGTCGCCGAACGGTGGGGTCATCGAAGCCGCGTTCGCTGCGGCGCTCGACGTGCGACTCGGCGGCGTGAACCGCTACGGCGACGTGGTGGAGGATCGCGGTCGTCTCGGAACCGGGCGAGACCCGGTCGGTTCCGACATCGAGCGGGCCACGCGGCTCGCTCGCGACGTGGCGGTGACGAGCGCCGCCATGGTGTTGGCAGGCTCGGTTGCGGTGAAGGCGGTGTGGCGATGCGTTCGTTGA
- a CDS encoding cobyric acid synthase, whose product MAMRSLMVLGCTSDAGKSLLVTALCRWFSRNGVRVAPFKAQNMSNNARVVAGGEIGVAQWLQAGAAGVEPDVRMNPVLLKPEADTQSQVVVRGVVDRALSAMPWNDRHDALWTPMAESYDELAAQYDLVVIEGAGSPAEINLRDQVNNRMIEYADASGLLASDIDRGGSFAHLYGTWALVPEATRARLDAFVLNRFRGDATLLEPGPSMLTERTSMACAGVMPMLDHDLPREEGATERPRAPIGAPRVVIPRFPFGSNLDEFDLLGHAARVRWITDPGAFDGLDPDRDLVILPGSKHVGADLDWMRERKLDVAVRSAARHGVRVLGVCGGAMMLGHEIIDPVGVEGGTPRRIDGLGLLDTTTTMQPTKRTELVDLEVFGQTFRGYEIRYGELDGGVRHLVDGNVSATTVHGLFEHPAFIEAMLGVVVTPVLEATYERLADAVDAHLDTDLLQALVAR is encoded by the coding sequence GTGGCGATGCGTTCGTTGATGGTGCTGGGATGCACCTCCGATGCCGGCAAGTCGCTGCTCGTCACGGCGCTGTGCCGATGGTTCTCCCGCAACGGGGTACGGGTTGCGCCGTTCAAGGCGCAGAACATGTCGAACAACGCTCGGGTGGTCGCCGGCGGCGAGATCGGTGTGGCCCAGTGGTTGCAGGCCGGAGCGGCCGGCGTGGAACCGGACGTTCGCATGAACCCCGTGCTGCTCAAACCGGAAGCCGACACGCAGAGCCAGGTCGTGGTGCGCGGCGTCGTCGACCGCGCATTGAGCGCCATGCCGTGGAACGATCGCCACGACGCGCTCTGGACGCCCATGGCGGAGTCGTACGACGAACTCGCCGCGCAGTACGACCTCGTCGTGATCGAAGGCGCAGGAAGCCCGGCCGAGATCAACCTGCGCGATCAGGTCAACAATCGGATGATCGAGTACGCCGACGCGAGCGGGCTGCTGGCCTCCGACATCGACCGCGGTGGTTCGTTCGCGCATCTGTACGGCACCTGGGCGCTCGTCCCCGAGGCCACTCGCGCTCGGCTCGATGCGTTCGTGCTCAACCGCTTCCGCGGCGACGCGACGCTGCTCGAACCGGGGCCGTCGATGTTGACCGAGCGGACGTCGATGGCGTGCGCCGGCGTGATGCCGATGCTCGACCACGACCTGCCGCGCGAGGAAGGTGCCACCGAACGCCCACGCGCACCGATCGGTGCACCCAGGGTCGTGATCCCGCGATTTCCGTTCGGGTCGAACCTCGACGAGTTCGACCTGCTGGGCCACGCCGCCCGCGTGCGCTGGATCACCGACCCCGGCGCGTTCGACGGGCTCGACCCCGACCGCGACCTGGTCATCCTGCCGGGGTCGAAACACGTCGGTGCCGACCTCGACTGGATGCGCGAACGCAAGCTCGACGTCGCGGTCCGGTCGGCGGCGCGCCACGGCGTTCGCGTCCTCGGAGTCTGTGGCGGCGCGATGATGCTCGGCCACGAGATCATCGACCCGGTCGGTGTCGAAGGTGGCACGCCGCGACGCATCGACGGGCTCGGTCTCCTCGACACGACCACGACGATGCAACCGACGAAGCGAACCGAACTGGTCGATCTCGAGGTGTTCGGGCAGACGTTCCGCGGCTACGAGATCCGGTACGGCGAACTCGACGGCGGTGTGCGCCACCTCGTCGACGGCAACGTCTCGGCCACGACGGTCCACGGGTTGTTCGAGCACCCGGCGTTCATCGAAGCGATGCTCGGCGTGGTGGTCACCCCGGTGCTGGAGGCGACGTACGAGCGCCTGGCCGACGCCGTCGACGCACACCTCGACACCGATCTGCTGCAGGCGCTCGTCGCTCGCTGA
- a CDS encoding MOSC domain-containing protein, whose amino-acid sequence MSTPRGSVIAVHRSHEHGFSKQTVDEIALLPGLGVDGDAHMGAQVKHRSRVARDPNQPNLRQVHLVASELLDEVNAADFSVAPGDLGENITTSGLDLITLPVGTTLRIGDCLLSLTGLRNPCVQIDAFQEGLQGAMLGRDDDGRLVRKTGVMSVVVHGGTIRPGDAIDVSFPPGDPIAMEKI is encoded by the coding sequence GTGTCGACTCCTCGAGGTTCCGTCATCGCCGTCCATCGAAGCCACGAGCACGGCTTCTCGAAGCAGACGGTCGACGAGATCGCGTTGCTCCCCGGCCTCGGCGTCGACGGCGACGCCCACATGGGCGCGCAAGTGAAACACCGCTCTCGCGTCGCCCGCGATCCGAACCAACCCAACCTGCGCCAAGTGCACCTGGTCGCGTCCGAACTGCTCGACGAGGTGAACGCCGCCGACTTCAGCGTCGCTCCCGGCGATCTCGGCGAGAACATCACCACCTCCGGACTCGACCTCATCACCCTGCCGGTCGGCACCACGCTGCGCATCGGCGACTGCCTGCTCTCGCTCACCGGCCTGCGCAACCCGTGTGTGCAGATCGACGCGTTCCAGGAAGGTCTGCAGGGCGCCATGCTCGGTCGTGACGACGACGGTCGACTCGTGCGCAAGACCGGGGTGATGTCGGTGGTCGTCCACGGCGGCACGATCCGGCCGGGCGACGCGATCGACGTGTCGTTTCCGCCGGGCGATCCGATCGCGATGGAGAAGATCTGA
- a CDS encoding class II aldolase/adducin family protein — MSESDYPGFDGVEPYGTARDVDAERAHRKRMCALGYRIFGAMRWGQLGDGHVSARDPEQTDHFWLLDWGVPFSEATVDRLVLVGPGDGVESVNTAGYNIHAPILDARSDAVSAAHTHTQFGTPWSANVEPFRALSQESCAFVFDQAMFDDEEVEVLSFDGGKRIAAALGDNKLCILRNHGLLTVGQTVEAAVGWFVMAERVAEVHVKAPDGKAISDAAARIAATTLSPEHAGWRIFQWLQRSLVPDPTVVD; from the coding sequence ATGAGCGAGAGCGACTATCCCGGGTTCGACGGCGTGGAGCCGTACGGCACCGCACGCGATGTCGACGCGGAGCGGGCCCATCGCAAACGCATGTGTGCGCTCGGCTACCGCATCTTCGGCGCGATGCGATGGGGACAGCTCGGTGACGGGCACGTGTCGGCGCGAGATCCGGAGCAGACCGACCACTTCTGGTTGCTCGACTGGGGCGTGCCGTTCAGCGAGGCGACCGTCGACCGTCTGGTGCTCGTCGGGCCGGGCGACGGCGTCGAGTCGGTGAACACCGCCGGCTACAACATCCACGCACCGATCCTCGACGCGCGTTCCGACGCGGTGTCGGCGGCTCACACTCACACCCAGTTCGGCACACCGTGGTCGGCCAACGTCGAACCGTTCCGGGCGCTCAGCCAGGAGTCGTGTGCGTTCGTGTTCGATCAGGCGATGTTCGACGACGAGGAAGTCGAGGTGCTGTCGTTCGACGGCGGCAAGCGGATCGCTGCCGCGCTCGGCGACAACAAGCTGTGCATCCTGCGCAATCACGGGCTCCTCACCGTCGGGCAGACGGTCGAGGCGGCGGTCGGGTGGTTCGTCATGGCCGAACGGGTCGCCGAAGTGCACGTCAAGGCGCCCGACGGCAAGGCGATCAGCGACGCCGCGGCGCGCATCGCCGCCACGACCCTGAGTCCCGAGCACGCCGGCTGGCGGATCTTCCAGTGGCTGCAGCGGTCGTTGGTTCCCGACCCGACCGTCGTCGACT